The following proteins are co-located in the Helicobacter acinonychis genome:
- the carB gene encoding carbamoyl-phosphate synthase large subunit yields MPKRTDISNILLIGSGPIMIGQACEFDYSGTQSCKTLKSLGYRVILINSNPATVMTDPEFSHKTYVQPITPENIATIIKKEKIDAILPTMGGQTALNVVMQMHQKGMLEGVELLGAKIEAIKKGEDRQAFKEAMLKIGMDLPKGRYAYSELEALEAINEIGFPAMIRASFTLAGGGSGVAYNIEEFQELAKNALDASPINEILIEESLLGWKEYEMEVIRDGKDNCIIVCCIENIDPMGIHTGDSITIAPSLTLTDKEYQRMRDASFAILREIGVDTGGSNVQFAIHPETLRMVVIEMNPRVSRSSALASKATGFPIAKVATMLAVGFSLDEIKNDITNTPASFEPSLDYIVVKIPRFAFEKFAGVSSTLGTSMKSIGEVMAIGGNFLEALQKALCSLENNWLGFESLSKDLETIKKEIRRPNFKRLLYIADAFRLGISVDEVFELCQIDRWFLSQIQKLVGVEESINSSVLTDATKMRGLKNLGFSDARIAAKIKENESLEVSPFEVELARITLQITPNFEEVDTCAAEFLSLTPYLYSTYAPNPLPPILKNKENKENKENKENKENKENKENKENKILIIGSGPNRIGQGIEFDYCCVHASFALKDLNIKSIMLNCNPETVSTDYDTSDTLYFEPIHFECVKTIIQREQVDGIIVHFGGQTPLKLAKDLAKMQAPIIGTPFKVIDIAEDREKFSLFLKDLDIKQPENGMAKNIDEAYSIANLIGFPIIVRPSYVLGGQHMQILENIEELHHYLESVTHSLEISPKNPLLIDKFLEKAIELDVDAICDKKEVYVAGILQHIEEAGIHSGDSACFIPSNLSPKILDEIEQVSAKIALHLGVVGLLNIQFAVYKNALYLIEVNPRASRTVPFLSKALGVPLAKVATRVMVLEDLKEALKFYDKKNIVEYSNGIYKPKIPHFVALKEAVFPFNKLYGSDLILGPEMKSTGEVMGIARSLGLAFFKAQTACFNPIKNKGLIFVSIKDKDKEEACVLMKRLVQLGFELCATEGTHKALEKARVKSLKVLKISEGRPNIMDLMMNGEISMAINTSDHKSQDDAKLIRASVLKNHVSYFTTLSAIEVLLLALEESPEEDALLALQDYLK; encoded by the coding sequence ATGCCTAAACGCACCGATATTTCTAATATTCTACTGATAGGCTCAGGTCCTATTATGATTGGGCAAGCTTGCGAATTTGACTATTCAGGGACTCAAAGCTGTAAGACCTTAAAATCTTTAGGTTATAGGGTGATCTTAATCAATTCTAATCCAGCCACTGTGATGACTGACCCTGAATTTTCTCATAAGACTTATGTCCAGCCCATCACCCCAGAAAATATCGCCACTATCATTAAAAAAGAAAAGATTGACGCCATTTTACCCACAATGGGTGGACAGACCGCTTTGAATGTGGTCATGCAAATGCATCAAAAGGGCATGTTAGAAGGCGTGGAGCTTTTAGGGGCTAAGATTGAAGCGATTAAAAAAGGCGAAGACAGGCAAGCGTTCAAAGAAGCGATGTTAAAAATCGGAATGGATTTGCCTAAAGGGCGTTACGCTTATAGCGAGTTAGAAGCCCTAGAAGCTATTAATGAAATTGGCTTTCCAGCCATGATTAGAGCGAGTTTCACTCTAGCCGGTGGGGGGAGTGGGGTCGCTTATAATATTGAAGAGTTTCAAGAATTAGCTAAAAACGCCCTAGACGCTTCGCCCATCAATGAAATTTTGATTGAAGAGTCCTTGTTAGGGTGGAAAGAATATGAAATGGAAGTCATACGAGACGGCAAGGATAATTGCATTATTGTGTGCTGTATTGAAAATATTGACCCCATGGGCATTCATACCGGCGATAGTATCACCATCGCTCCAAGTCTCACACTCACCGATAAAGAATACCAACGCATGCGCGATGCGAGCTTTGCGATTTTAAGAGAAATTGGCGTGGATACGGGTGGGAGTAATGTGCAATTTGCGATCCATCCAGAGACTTTGAGAATGGTTGTGATTGAAATGAATCCACGAGTGAGCCGTAGCTCCGCTCTAGCGTCAAAAGCGACCGGTTTTCCTATTGCAAAAGTGGCTACCATGCTTGCGGTGGGCTTTAGTTTAGATGAAATCAAAAACGATATTACCAACACTCCGGCGAGTTTTGAGCCTAGTTTGGATTATATTGTGGTCAAAATCCCTCGCTTTGCGTTTGAAAAATTTGCCGGTGTTTCTAGCACTTTAGGGACTTCTATGAAAAGCATTGGCGAAGTGATGGCAATAGGGGGGAATTTCTTAGAAGCTTTACAAAAAGCGTTATGCTCTTTGGAAAACAATTGGCTAGGGTTTGAGTCTTTAAGTAAAGACTTAGAAACCATAAAAAAGGAAATCCGCCGACCTAATTTCAAGCGCTTGCTCTATATCGCTGATGCGTTCAGGTTGGGCATTTCTGTTGATGAAGTTTTTGAATTATGCCAGATTGATAGGTGGTTTTTATCTCAAATTCAAAAGCTAGTAGGAGTGGAAGAGAGCATTAATTCTAGCGTTTTAACGGACGCAACAAAAATGAGAGGGCTTAAAAATTTAGGCTTTAGCGATGCAAGGATTGCTGCTAAAATCAAAGAAAATGAAAGTTTGGAAGTGAGCCCTTTTGAAGTGGAATTGGCTAGAATCACCCTACAAATCACGCCCAATTTTGAAGAAGTGGATACTTGTGCAGCGGAGTTTTTATCGCTTACGCCTTATTTGTATTCCACCTATGCCCCTAACCCTTTGCCCCCCATTTTAAAAAATAAAGAAAATAAAGAAAATAAAGAAAATAAAGAAAATAAAGAAAATAAAGAAAATAAAGAAAATAAAGAAAATAAAATCCTAATCATAGGCTCTGGTCCTAATCGCATTGGTCAAGGCATTGAATTTGATTATTGTTGCGTGCATGCAAGCTTTGCTTTAAAAGATTTAAACATTAAAAGTATCATGCTTAATTGCAATCCAGAAACCGTTAGCACGGATTATGATACAAGCGATACGCTCTATTTTGAACCCATTCATTTTGAGTGCGTGAAAACCATCATTCAAAGAGAACAAGTAGATGGCATTATCGTGCATTTTGGGGGACAAACCCCTTTAAAACTCGCTAAAGATTTAGCCAAAATGCAAGCACCTATTATTGGCACGCCTTTTAAAGTGATTGACATTGCTGAAGATAGAGAAAAATTTTCTCTCTTTTTAAAAGATCTTGATATTAAGCAGCCTGAAAATGGCATGGCTAAAAATATTGATGAAGCTTATAGCATTGCTAATTTAATTGGTTTCCCTATCATTGTGCGCCCTAGTTATGTGTTAGGGGGGCAACACATGCAAATTTTAGAAAATATTGAAGAATTGCACCATTATTTAGAAAGCGTGACGCATTCTTTAGAAATTAGCCCTAAAAATCCCCTTCTCATTGATAAGTTTTTAGAAAAAGCGATTGAATTAGATGTAGATGCTATTTGCGATAAAAAAGAGGTCTATGTTGCAGGCATTTTACAACATATTGAAGAGGCGGGTATCCATTCAGGCGATTCCGCTTGCTTTATCCCTTCCAATCTAAGCCCTAAAATTTTAGATGAAATTGAACAAGTGAGTGCGAAAATCGCTTTGCATTTAGGCGTAGTGGGGCTATTGAATATCCAATTTGCTGTGTATAAAAATGCACTTTACTTGATTGAAGTCAATCCTAGAGCTAGCAGGACCGTGCCCTTTTTAAGTAAGGCTTTAGGCGTTCCTTTAGCCAAAGTAGCGACTAGGGTTATGGTGTTAGAAGACTTGAAAGAAGCCCTTAAGTTTTATGATAAAAAAAATATAGTAGAGTATTCTAATGGCATTTATAAGCCTAAAATACCCCATTTTGTGGCTTTAAAAGAAGCGGTTTTCCCTTTTAATAAACTTTATGGATCGGATCTGATTTTAGGGCCTGAGATGAAAAGCACCGGCGAAGTGATGGGGATTGCTCGATCGTTAGGGCTTGCTTTTTTCAAGGCACAAACGGCTTGCTTTAACCCGATTAAAAACAAGGGGCTTATTTTTGTCTCTATTAAAGATAAGGACAAAGAAGAAGCGTGTGTTTTAATGAAGCGCTTGGTCCAATTAGGATTTGAATTGTGCGCCACAGAAGGCACACATAAAGCTTTAGAAAAAGCTAGGGTAAAGTCTTTAAAAGTGCTTAAAATCTCTGAAGGCCGTCCCAATATCATGGACTTAATGATGAATGGGGAAATCAGCATGGCTATCAACACAAGCGATCACAAATCTCAAGATGACGCCAAACTCATTCGCGCTTCTGTGCTTAAAAACCATGTAAGTTATTTCACGACTTTAAGCGCGATAGAAGTCTTGCTTTTAGCCCTCGAAGAAAGCCCTGAAGAAGATGCACTATTGGCCTTGCAAGATTATTTAAAATAA
- a CDS encoding Bax inhibitor-1/YccA family protein, with protein MALYDRVNSRSAYAEDSLLHESELVGFVKTTYKFFAGSLLLATIGALLGLMNFQTVVQYKWAFFIAEIVAFFGLMFSKSKPGLNLFMLFAFTSLSGVTLVPLLGMVIAKAGLGAIWQALGMTTIVFGLMSVYALKTKNDLANMGKMLFIALIVVVVCSLINLFLGSPMFQVVIAGASAILFSLYIAYDTQNIVKGMYDSPIDAAVSLYLDFLNVFISILQIIGIFSDRDK; from the coding sequence ATGGCATTGTATGACAGAGTGAATTCTCGTAGTGCGTATGCAGAAGATTCTTTGTTGCATGAAAGCGAGTTGGTGGGTTTTGTCAAAACGACTTATAAGTTCTTTGCAGGTAGTTTGTTGTTAGCGACCATTGGGGCGTTATTGGGTTTAATGAATTTTCAAACCGTAGTGCAGTATAAATGGGCGTTTTTTATCGCTGAAATTGTGGCGTTTTTTGGCTTGATGTTTTCTAAATCCAAACCTGGGTTGAATTTATTCATGCTCTTTGCTTTCACTTCATTATCAGGGGTTACTTTAGTTCCTTTGCTTGGTATGGTGATTGCAAAAGCTGGTTTAGGGGCGATCTGGCAAGCTTTAGGCATGACGACTATTGTTTTTGGTTTGATGAGCGTGTATGCTCTTAAGACTAAAAACGACTTAGCGAATATGGGTAAAATGCTCTTTATCGCTTTGATTGTGGTGGTGGTGTGTTCGCTCATTAACTTGTTTTTGGGTAGTCCTATGTTTCAAGTTGTCATTGCGGGAGCGAGTGCGATTTTATTCAGTCTTTATATCGCTTACGACACTCAAAACATCGTTAAAGGCATGTATGATAGCCCCATTGATGCGGCGGTGAGTTTGTATTTAGACTTTTTGAATGTCTTTATTTCTATCTTGCAAATCATTGGTATTTTTTCAGACAGAGACAAATAG
- a CDS encoding TonB-dependent receptor: MNDKRFRKYCSFSIFLSLLGMFEAEAKEEKEERKTERKKDKKENTQHTLGKVTTQAVKIFNYNNQTTISSKELERRQANQISDMFRRNPNINVGGGAVMAQKIYVRGIEDRLTRVTVDGAAQMGASYGHQGNTIIDPGMLKSVVVTKGAAQASAGPMALIGAIKMETKSANDFIPRGKDYAMSGAATFLTNFGDRETVMGAYRNNHFDVLLYYTHQNIFYYRDGDNATKDLFKPKESNKVSGSPSEQNNVMAKINGYLSERDILTLSYNMTRDNANRPLRANFTGTFLPYSCGDFNAFPNEKNPSDCLFENDASLFKTYSVNLVHNVSLNYEREGGSRFGDPKLKINGYTSIRNVKIDPLFRSTDIATIISFTPNPQLSQGEENRCVAQGGIYDAIKQTCAITFKSLGGGSVVANKDLFIINSGFNANVIHTIDHKNDNLFEYGLNYQNLTTFDKAIPNSELVKPGDAPDACLRVTGPNDPNMNGRCQRNGATANVIGVYAQANYTLHPMVTLGAGTRYDVYTLMDKDWQLHVTQGFSPSAALNVSPLEDLNFRLSYAYVTRGPMPGGLVWMRQDNLRYNRNLKPEIGQNVEFNTEYSSKYFDFRAAGFVQLISNYINQFSSTLFVTNLPPKDIIYVPGYEVSGTAKYKGFSLGLSVARSWPSLRKHLIADVYELAATVGNVFILTASYTVPRIGLSITWLSRFVTDLDYCSYSPYRNGPTDIDRRPSNCPKTPGIFHVHKPGYGVSSFFITYKPTYKKLEGLSLNAVFNNVFNKQYIDQASPVMSPDEPNQDKYARGMAEPGFNARFEIAYKF, translated from the coding sequence ATGAACGATAAGCGTTTTAGAAAATATTGTAGTTTTTCTATTTTTTTGTCCTTATTAGGAATGTTTGAAGCAGAAGCTAAAGAAGAAAAAGAAGAAAGAAAGACAGAAAGAAAAAAAGATAAAAAGGAGAATACCCAACACACTCTAGGCAAAGTTACCACTCAAGCGGTCAAAATCTTTAATTACAACAACCAAACAACTATTTCAAGTAAAGAATTAGAGAGAAGACAAGCCAACCAAATCAGCGATATGTTTAGGAGAAACCCTAATATCAATGTAGGTGGTGGTGCGGTCATGGCGCAAAAAATTTATGTGCGCGGTATTGAAGACAGACTGACTAGGGTTACGGTAGATGGCGCAGCACAAATGGGTGCTAGCTATGGGCATCAAGGCAATACGATTATTGACCCCGGAATGCTTAAAAGCGTGGTGGTCACTAAAGGAGCGGCTCAAGCGAGCGCGGGGCCTATGGCTTTAATTGGTGCGATTAAAATGGAGACTAAAAGCGCGAATGATTTTATCCCTAGAGGTAAAGACTATGCGATGAGTGGGGCTGCAACTTTTTTAACCAACTTTGGGGATAGAGAAACCGTTATGGGCGCTTATCGTAATAATCATTTTGATGTGCTTTTGTATTACACGCATCAAAATATTTTTTATTATCGTGATGGGGATAACGCCACAAAAGATCTTTTCAAGCCCAAAGAAAGCAATAAGGTTTCAGGAAGCCCTAGCGAGCAAAACAATGTGATGGCTAAAATCAATGGTTATTTAAGCGAAAGAGATATCCTAACGCTTAGTTATAACATGACTAGAGATAACGCTAATCGCCCTTTAAGAGCGAATTTTACAGGCACTTTTTTACCCTATTCTTGCGGTGATTTTAACGCTTTCCCTAACGAGAAAAACCCTAGCGATTGTTTGTTTGAAAATGACGCCAGCTTGTTTAAAACTTATAGCGTCAATTTAGTGCATAATGTGAGTTTGAATTATGAAAGAGAAGGGGGGAGTCGTTTTGGCGATCCTAAATTAAAGATCAATGGTTATACGAGCATTAGGAATGTCAAAATTGACCCTCTTTTTAGGTCTACTGATATAGCGACCATAATTTCTTTTACGCCAAACCCACAACTCTCTCAAGGAGAAGAAAACAGATGCGTGGCGCAAGGAGGTATTTATGACGCCATTAAACAAACTTGTGCTATTACTTTTAAAAGCCTTGGAGGCGGTTCTGTCGTCGCTAATAAGGATTTATTTATCATCAATTCCGGATTTAATGCGAATGTGATCCATACCATAGACCATAAAAATGACAATCTTTTTGAATATGGGTTGAATTATCAAAATTTAACCACTTTTGATAAGGCGATCCCTAATAGCGAATTGGTCAAACCGGGCGATGCCCCTGATGCTTGCTTAAGAGTTACAGGACCCAATGATCCCAACATGAATGGGCGCTGCCAAAGGAATGGCGCTACGGCGAATGTGATTGGGGTGTATGCACAAGCGAACTACACTTTGCACCCTATGGTCACTTTAGGGGCGGGGACTCGTTATGATGTCTATACTTTAATGGATAAAGACTGGCAATTGCATGTCACTCAAGGGTTTAGCCCTAGTGCGGCTTTAAATGTCTCGCCTTTAGAGGATTTGAATTTTAGGCTTTCTTATGCGTATGTCACTAGAGGTCCTATGCCTGGAGGCTTGGTGTGGATGCGTCAAGACAATTTGCGTTATAACCGAAATTTAAAGCCAGAAATTGGGCAAAATGTGGAATTTAACACTGAATATAGCAGTAAGTATTTTGATTTTAGAGCTGCTGGTTTTGTCCAGTTGATCTCTAATTATATCAATCAATTTTCTTCAACGCTTTTTGTGACTAACTTGCCCCCAAAAGATATTATTTATGTGCCGGGCTATGAAGTTTCAGGGACGGCTAAGTATAAGGGTTTTTCTTTAGGCTTGAGCGTGGCGCGATCATGGCCTTCTTTAAGAAAGCATTTGATCGCTGATGTGTATGAATTGGCTGCCACGGTGGGTAATGTGTTTATTTTAACGGCAAGCTATACGGTCCCACGCATTGGGCTTAGTATCACTTGGCTTTCACGCTTTGTGACCGATTTAGATTATTGCTCTTATAGCCCTTATCGTAACGGCCCTACGGATATTGACAGACGGCCTAGCAATTGCCCTAAAACGCCTGGGATTTTCCATGTGCATAAGCCCGGTTATGGGGTGAGCAGTTTTTTTATCACTTACAAGCCCACTTACAAAAAACTTGAAGGGTTGAGCTTGAACGCTGTTTTTAACAATGTTTTTAACAAACAATACATCGATCAAGCAAGCCCAGTGATGAGCCCTGATGAACCCAATCAAGACAAATACGCAAGGGGCATGGCAGAGCCTGGCTTTAACGCTAGATTTGAAATCGCTTATAAGTTTTAA
- a CDS encoding outer membrane family protein: protein MKKCFFTSFLSLLSCLFYDMQALDYQFNGRMENFSKIGFNNSQINTKKGIYPTESFVDIVGMAQIKVNLLPKNTENHKLYASLGGTLAAIAYDKTKYDIDQANGKVFGSIVENFIGGYHGYFFNKYLGPAYSGNSQSASYHARPYVLDTAFLQYDYKDIVGFKAGRYEANIDFMSGSNQGWEVYYQPYKTETQRLRFWWWSSYGRGLAFNSWVYEFYATVPYLKKGGNPNNSNDFINYGWHGITTTYSYKGLDAQFFYYFSPKTYNAPGFKLVYDTNRNFGGVGFRSQSMIMTTFPLYYKGWYNPKTKTYSIQDSTPHGSLLGKNGVTLNIRQIFWWDNYNWSIGLYNTFGNSDAFLGSHTMPKGNNTSYVDNDIGVSVKHAGMIGYDFWDNTAYDGLADAITNADTFTFYTSVGGIYKRFAWHVFGRISHANKNALGQVGRANEYSLQFNASYAFSEVVLLNFRITYYGAKINKGYQVGYFGAPKFNDPGGDFSANYQDRSYMMTNLTLKF from the coding sequence ATGAAAAAATGTTTTTTTACTTCTTTTTTATCGCTTTTATCTTGTTTGTTTTATGACATGCAGGCTTTGGATTACCAGTTCAATGGTCGCATGGAAAACTTTTCTAAAATTGGTTTTAACAATTCTCAAATCAACACCAAAAAAGGGATTTATCCTACTGAAAGTTTTGTAGATATTGTGGGCATGGCGCAAATCAAAGTGAATTTGCTCCCAAAAAATACCGAAAATCATAAGCTCTATGCTTCTTTAGGAGGCACGCTTGCCGCTATTGCTTACGATAAGACTAAATACGATATTGACCAGGCGAATGGGAAAGTTTTTGGCTCTATTGTAGAAAATTTCATTGGGGGTTATCATGGGTATTTTTTTAATAAATACCTTGGTCCCGCTTATTCTGGAAACTCCCAATCTGCAAGCTATCATGCAAGACCTTATGTGCTAGATACCGCTTTTTTGCAATACGATTATAAAGATATTGTTGGGTTTAAGGCAGGGCGCTATGAAGCGAATATTGATTTTATGAGCGGATCCAATCAAGGGTGGGAAGTGTATTATCAGCCCTATAAGACTGAAACGCAAAGATTAAGATTTTGGTGGTGGAGTTCTTATGGTAGGGGTTTGGCGTTCAATTCTTGGGTTTATGAATTTTATGCAACAGTGCCTTATTTAAAAAAAGGAGGCAACCCCAACAACAGCAACGATTTCATCAATTATGGTTGGCATGGGATCACTACGACTTATTCTTATAAAGGTTTAGACGCTCAATTTTTTTATTATTTTTCCCCTAAAACTTATAACGCTCCTGGTTTCAAACTGGTTTATGACACGAATAGAAATTTTGGCGGCGTAGGTTTTCGTTCTCAAAGCATGATAATGACAACTTTTCCTTTGTATTATAAAGGGTGGTATAACCCAAAGACAAAAACTTACAGCATACAAGACAGCACACCGCATGGCTCGTTGTTAGGGAAAAATGGCGTCACTTTAAATATCCGCCAAATTTTTTGGTGGGATAATTATAACTGGTCCATTGGTCTTTATAACACTTTTGGGAATTCGGACGCTTTTTTAGGCTCTCACACGATGCCAAAAGGTAATAACACTTCTTATGTTGATAATGATATTGGAGTTAGTGTAAAGCATGCTGGAATGATTGGCTATGATTTTTGGGATAATACGGCTTATGATGGGTTGGCAGATGCGATCACTAACGCGGACACTTTCACTTTTTACACTTCTGTTGGTGGGATTTATAAGCGTTTTGCATGGCATGTTTTTGGGCGCATCTCTCATGCAAATAAGAATGCGTTAGGGCAAGTGGGGAGGGCTAATGAATATTCCTTGCAATTCAATGCGAGCTATGCGTTCAGTGAAGTCGTTCTCCTTAACTTTAGGATCACTTATTATGGAGCAAAAATCAATAAAGGCTATCAAGTAGGGTATTTTGGAGCACCCAAATTCAACGATCCTGGTGGTGATTTTAGTGCGAATTACCAGGATAGGAGCTATATGATGACCAATCTTACGCTGAAGTTTTGA